From a single Bacillus pseudomycoides DSM 12442 genomic region:
- a CDS encoding ComE operon protein 2 — protein sequence MERISWDQYFMTQSHLLSLRSTCTRLAVGATIVRDKRIIAGGYNGSITGGVHCIDDGCYIIDNHCVRTIHAEMNALLQCAKFGAKTEGAEIYVTHFPCLQCCKAIIQSGITAVYYAQDYKNHPYAVELFEQANVTVKHVPLEYDITTLEQQERHLQLKELFSSLEKDELTMNELQQVFARAKEIL from the coding sequence ATGGAACGAATTTCTTGGGATCAATATTTTATGACGCAAAGTCACTTATTATCGCTACGTAGTACGTGTACAAGGCTTGCAGTAGGAGCGACAATTGTCCGCGATAAGCGAATTATTGCGGGTGGATATAACGGTTCAATCACAGGTGGTGTGCATTGTATAGATGATGGGTGTTATATCATTGATAATCATTGTGTTCGTACAATTCATGCTGAAATGAATGCACTGTTGCAATGTGCAAAATTTGGTGCGAAAACAGAAGGTGCGGAAATTTATGTTACACACTTTCCTTGTTTACAATGTTGTAAAGCCATTATTCAAAGTGGTATTACAGCTGTTTATTACGCACAAGACTATAAAAATCACCCGTATGCTGTGGAACTATTCGAACAAGCAAATGTCACTGTGAAACATGTTCCGTTAGAATATGATATTACAACGTTAGAGCAACAAGAACGTCATTTGCAATTAAAAGAACTGTTTTCATCTTTAGAAAAAGATGAGTTAACAATGAATGAATTACAACAAGTATTCGCTAGAGCAAAAGAGATACTATAA
- a CDS encoding helix-hairpin-helix domain-containing protein, with amino-acid sequence MMRNFQKKWLALLGAIGVVFILFMWQTKQQAVQPTVKLDTNVKSEERKGKLKVAESNGQKKTIMIDIKGAVYREGVYEVGAGARVKDGIEKAGGFLPEADMGKVNLAQLMQDQMLLYVPRKGEQVQGANLPSGRQEEKIQINVASKEQLEKITGIGPRKAENILKYREGHGPFQKMEDLLEVDGIGEKSLEKIKDKIIIP; translated from the coding sequence ATTATGCGGAATTTTCAAAAGAAGTGGCTTGCTTTATTAGGGGCTATTGGCGTCGTATTTATACTGTTTATGTGGCAGACGAAGCAACAAGCTGTGCAACCGACCGTGAAACTTGATACAAATGTGAAGAGCGAAGAGAGAAAAGGTAAATTGAAAGTAGCAGAATCAAATGGACAGAAAAAAACAATTATGATTGATATAAAAGGTGCTGTGTATCGCGAAGGTGTATATGAGGTAGGAGCGGGTGCACGCGTGAAAGACGGGATTGAAAAAGCGGGTGGTTTTTTACCTGAAGCGGATATGGGAAAAGTGAACTTAGCGCAGCTTATGCAAGATCAAATGTTACTCTATGTCCCGAGAAAAGGAGAGCAAGTTCAAGGAGCCAATCTACCTTCAGGGCGGCAGGAGGAGAAAATTCAAATTAATGTTGCTTCAAAAGAGCAGCTCGAAAAAATAACGGGAATTGGGCCTCGGAAAGCAGAAAATATTTTGAAATATCGAGAAGGACATGGGCCGTTTCAAAAAATGGAAGATTTATTGGAGGTAGATGGCATTGGAGAGAAATCGCTTGAAAAAATAAAAGATAAAATAATTATTCCATAA
- the holA gene encoding DNA polymerase III subunit delta → MSDIHKKIKKKQFAPLYLIYGTEVYFINETIKLITTEALAEEDREFNVVTYDLEEAYLEDVIEDARTLPFFGERKILLVKSPLFLTSQKEKLEQNLKILEEYVAEPSPFSIVVFVAPYEKLDERKKITKLLKKTADVVEASTMQVQDVRKWIVARVDEVHVHIEEAAVSLLLELVGSNVTMLAKEMDKLTLYVGIGGEITTGLVAELVPKSVEQNVFALTEKVVKKDIAGAMLILDGLFTQQEEPIKLLALLVSQFRLLYQVKELQQRGYGQNQIASHIGVHPYRVKLAMNQTKFFSFEELKKVILELAEADYSMKTGKMDKKLVLEFFLMRLNHIG, encoded by the coding sequence ATGAGTGATATACATAAGAAGATTAAAAAGAAACAGTTTGCACCACTTTATTTAATATATGGAACGGAAGTTTATTTTATAAATGAAACAATAAAGCTTATAACAACGGAAGCGCTAGCTGAAGAAGATCGTGAGTTTAATGTTGTAACATATGACTTAGAAGAAGCGTATTTGGAAGATGTAATAGAAGATGCACGGACGCTTCCTTTTTTTGGAGAACGTAAAATACTACTAGTTAAATCCCCATTGTTTTTAACATCACAAAAAGAAAAACTAGAACAAAATCTAAAGATTTTGGAGGAGTATGTTGCAGAACCATCTCCATTTTCGATTGTTGTATTTGTAGCTCCTTATGAAAAATTAGATGAGCGGAAAAAAATCACAAAATTATTAAAGAAAACGGCAGATGTAGTAGAAGCAAGTACGATGCAAGTACAGGACGTTCGTAAATGGATTGTGGCCCGTGTAGATGAAGTGCATGTACATATTGAGGAAGCAGCTGTTAGTTTACTATTGGAGCTTGTAGGAAGCAATGTAACGATGCTAGCAAAGGAAATGGACAAGTTGACCCTTTATGTTGGTATAGGTGGAGAAATTACAACAGGGCTTGTAGCGGAACTGGTACCAAAATCGGTTGAACAAAATGTGTTTGCGTTAACAGAAAAGGTAGTAAAAAAAGATATTGCTGGGGCTATGCTAATTCTAGATGGACTATTTACGCAGCAAGAGGAACCAATTAAATTATTGGCGTTATTAGTGAGTCAATTTCGTTTACTGTACCAAGTGAAGGAATTACAGCAACGTGGATATGGACAAAATCAAATTGCTTCGCATATTGGTGTTCACCCGTACCGAGTAAAGTTGGCGATGAATCAAACGAAATTTTTCTCGTTTGAAGAATTGAAAAAAGTTATTTTAGAGCTAGCTGAAGCTGATTATAGTATGAAAACAGGGAAAATGGATAAAAAGCTTGTCTTGGAGTTTTTCTTAATGCGTTTAAATCATATTGGGTAA
- a CDS encoding YqzM family protein: MNEFEQNVQSKRNDAIDSGVGFIVSFGFFATLFIIATIIKFIGS, translated from the coding sequence ATGAATGAATTTGAGCAAAACGTTCAAAGTAAACGCAATGACGCTATTGATTCAGGGGTAGGTTTTATCGTCTCATTTGGTTTTTTCGCAACACTTTTCATTATTGCAACAATTATTAAATTTATTGGTTCTTAA
- a CDS encoding class I SAM-dependent DNA methyltransferase, with the protein MRYEQFALLYDELMNDVPYDKWVEFTEESLQQAGMKEAKILDVACGTGNVTLPLVRKGYDMIGVDLSEEMLTVAQQKLGGEGYFIPFYQQDMRELDVPGEFDCVTIFCDSLNYVLQEEGIQETFRRVFHHLCQDGLFLFDVHSLYKIYHVFQNETYTVNGEEIALIWNCFPGEESDSVEHDLSFFVQDPEEGVYHRFDESHMQRAYSVELLTKWLEEAGFTVLRVTGDFERMEVTEQTERIFFMAKKNG; encoded by the coding sequence ATGAGATATGAGCAATTTGCATTGTTGTATGATGAACTCATGAATGATGTCCCATATGATAAATGGGTAGAATTCACAGAGGAAAGCTTACAGCAGGCAGGCATGAAAGAGGCGAAGATTCTTGATGTAGCGTGCGGGACTGGGAATGTAACACTTCCGCTTGTGCGAAAAGGTTATGACATGATTGGTGTCGATCTTTCAGAAGAAATGCTAACAGTTGCCCAGCAAAAGCTAGGGGGAGAAGGGTATTTTATTCCTTTTTATCAACAGGATATGAGAGAACTGGATGTTCCTGGTGAATTTGATTGTGTGACAATCTTTTGTGATTCATTAAATTATGTATTGCAAGAAGAGGGGATACAAGAAACATTCAGACGAGTATTTCACCATTTGTGTCAAGATGGTCTGTTCTTATTTGATGTACACTCTTTATATAAAATTTATCATGTCTTTCAAAATGAAACGTACACAGTCAATGGGGAAGAGATAGCTCTCATTTGGAACTGCTTCCCTGGCGAAGAATCAGATAGTGTAGAACATGACTTGTCATTCTTTGTACAGGATCCAGAGGAAGGTGTATATCATCGCTTTGATGAAAGTCATATGCAACGTGCCTATTCAGTTGAATTGTTAACAAAATGGCTTGAAGAAGCTGGATTTACAGTACTTCGTGTAACGGGTGATTTTGAACGAATGGAAGTAACTGAACAAACGGAACGTATCTTTTTTATGGCGAAAAAGAATGGATAA
- the rpsT gene encoding 30S ribosomal protein S20, which yields MANIKSAIKRAKLSEERRAHNASIKSDMRSAVKTVEALVTNNDLENAKEAFKTASKKLDKAARKGLIHQNAAARQKSRLAKQVNA from the coding sequence ATGGCAAACATTAAATCTGCTATCAAACGCGCTAAACTTAGCGAAGAGCGTCGTGCACATAACGCTTCTATCAAGTCTGACATGCGTTCAGCTGTTAAAACTGTAGAAGCTTTAGTTACTAATAACGATCTTGAAAATGCTAAAGAAGCTTTCAAAACTGCTTCTAAAAAACTTGACAAAGCAGCTCGTAAAGGTCTTATCCACCAAAACGCTGCAGCTCGTCAAAAATCTCGCTTAGCGAAACAAGTAAACGCGTAA
- the comER gene encoding late competence protein ComER, with protein sequence MNIGIIGTGNMGNILIDAFLETRAVKPSCLTIINRTPAKAYHIKEKYPSVHIAKTVQEVIERSELIFICVKPLDIYPILKKHTAHFTDEKCLISITSPISAAQLEQVVSCHVARIIPSITNRAFSGASLFTFGKNCSKEWEQKLLRLFKNISTPIVIGEDITRVSSDIASCGPAFFSYLLQCFIDAAVDKTNITHEEATTLASEMIIGMGKLLEKEIFTLPTLQEKVCVKGGVTGEGIRILEDHVGDMFHKLFERTHEKYDEDLEGVEQQFNKHT encoded by the coding sequence TTGAACATAGGAATTATAGGGACAGGAAACATGGGGAATATACTAATCGATGCATTTTTAGAAACCCGTGCTGTCAAACCTTCGTGCCTTACTATTATTAATCGTACGCCTGCCAAAGCATATCATATAAAAGAGAAGTATCCTTCTGTTCATATAGCAAAGACAGTGCAAGAGGTAATTGAACGTTCAGAGCTTATTTTTATTTGCGTTAAACCTTTAGACATCTATCCAATTTTAAAAAAACACACTGCCCACTTTACTGATGAAAAATGTTTAATTTCTATTACAAGCCCCATATCAGCAGCTCAATTAGAACAGGTTGTATCTTGTCACGTCGCACGTATTATTCCGAGCATTACAAACCGCGCATTCTCTGGCGCCTCACTATTCACATTCGGGAAAAACTGTTCGAAAGAATGGGAACAAAAGTTACTTCGTTTGTTTAAAAATATTTCTACACCTATTGTGATCGGAGAAGATATTACACGAGTTTCATCTGACATTGCAAGCTGCGGACCCGCATTCTTCAGCTACTTACTACAATGTTTCATTGATGCTGCTGTGGATAAAACAAATATTACTCATGAAGAAGCAACTACTTTAGCAAGTGAAATGATTATTGGGATGGGGAAATTACTAGAAAAAGAAATTTTCACATTACCAACTCTACAAGAGAAAGTATGTGTAAAAGGCGGTGTTACAGGAGAGGGTATTCGTATTTTAGAGGATCACGTCGGAGATATGTTCCATAAATTATTCGAGCGGACACATGAAAAATACGATGAAGATTTAGAAGGCGTTGAACAACAATTTAATAAGCACACGTAA
- the rsfS gene encoding ribosome silencing factor: MKDKELLVIAAKAADDKRAEDMVVLNMQGISPIADYFIICHGNSDKQVQAIAREIKAKAHEFQIDVQRMEGFDEARWVLVDLGDVVAHVFHKDERDHYNLERLWGDVPREDITEELS, translated from the coding sequence ATGAAAGATAAAGAGTTATTAGTAATAGCAGCAAAAGCAGCTGATGATAAAAGAGCAGAAGATATGGTTGTACTAAACATGCAAGGAATTTCACCAATTGCAGATTATTTTATTATTTGTCACGGGAATTCTGATAAGCAAGTACAAGCAATTGCACGTGAAATTAAAGCGAAGGCACATGAATTCCAAATCGACGTACAACGTATGGAAGGCTTCGATGAAGCGCGTTGGGTTCTAGTGGACCTTGGTGATGTAGTTGCGCATGTATTCCATAAAGATGAGCGTGATCATTATAATTTAGAGCGTCTATGGGGCGATGTGCCACGTGAAGATATTACAGAAGAGTTAAGCTAA
- the yqeK gene encoding bis(5'-nucleosyl)-tetraphosphatase (symmetrical) YqeK: MNREKALEIVKQQMHEKRYIHTIGVMETAIELAKLYGVDEKKAEMAAIFHDYAKCRPIQEMEDIIKQEELPKDLLHYNKELWHAPVGAYLVEKEVGITDSEILQAITYHTSGHEEMTMLDKVIYVADYIEPGRKFPGVEEARKLAQEDINKALLFALKRTIQFLMEKDQTIYPLTFQTYNAVLKEEITE, from the coding sequence ATGAATCGTGAGAAAGCACTTGAGATTGTAAAACAACAAATGCATGAAAAACGTTATATACATACAATTGGTGTAATGGAAACGGCAATTGAACTTGCTAAGCTATATGGCGTGGATGAGAAGAAAGCAGAAATGGCTGCTATATTTCATGATTATGCAAAATGTAGACCGATTCAAGAGATGGAAGACATTATTAAGCAGGAAGAGTTGCCAAAAGATTTACTTCACTACAACAAAGAGTTATGGCATGCACCAGTTGGGGCATACTTAGTAGAAAAAGAAGTCGGCATTACGGACTCTGAAATTCTGCAAGCTATTACATATCATACAAGCGGTCATGAAGAGATGACAATGCTTGATAAAGTTATTTATGTGGCAGATTATATTGAACCTGGACGCAAATTTCCAGGTGTGGAAGAAGCACGGAAATTAGCACAGGAAGATATAAATAAAGCTTTATTATTTGCATTAAAACGTACGATTCAATTTTTAATGGAAAAGGATCAAACGATCTATCCGTTAACATTTCAAACATACAATGCGGTACTGAAGGAGGAAATTACTGAATGA
- the gpr gene encoding GPR endopeptidase, producing the protein MKEPLDLSKYSVRTDLAVEAHQMLQERQQKQTGIEGVVVKEREEEGITITKVIIDESASESMGKKAGNYLTLEVQGIRQQDTELQQKVERIFAKEFSYLLGEIGITKEASCLIVGLGNWNVTPDALGPIVVENVLVTRHLFKLQPESVEEGYRPVSAIRPGVMGITGIETSDVIYGIIEKTKPDFVIAIDALAARSIERVNSTIQISDTGIHPGSGVGNKRKELSKETLGIPVIAIGVPTVVDAVSITSDTIDFILKHFGREMREGDKPSRSLLPAGFTFGEKKKLTEEDMPDEKSRNMFLGAVGTLEDEEKRKLIYEVLAPLGHNLMVTPKEVDAFIEDMANVIASGLNAALHHQIDQDNTGAYTH; encoded by the coding sequence ATGAAAGAACCATTAGATTTAAGTAAATATAGCGTTAGGACAGACCTTGCAGTAGAAGCGCATCAAATGTTACAAGAACGTCAACAAAAACAAACGGGAATCGAAGGTGTTGTTGTAAAAGAGCGTGAAGAAGAAGGGATTACGATTACGAAAGTGATAATCGATGAAAGTGCTTCTGAATCGATGGGTAAAAAAGCCGGGAATTATTTAACGCTTGAAGTGCAAGGGATCCGCCAGCAAGATACGGAACTTCAGCAAAAAGTGGAACGTATTTTTGCAAAAGAATTCTCTTACTTATTAGGAGAAATTGGAATAACCAAAGAAGCAAGCTGCTTAATTGTAGGGCTAGGGAATTGGAATGTCACACCAGATGCACTTGGTCCGATTGTTGTAGAGAATGTGCTTGTGACACGCCATCTTTTTAAATTACAACCTGAAAGTGTAGAGGAAGGGTATCGCCCAGTTAGTGCAATTCGTCCAGGTGTAATGGGGATTACAGGGATTGAAACAAGTGACGTCATTTACGGTATCATTGAAAAAACAAAGCCGGATTTTGTTATCGCTATCGATGCGCTTGCTGCAAGGTCTATTGAACGAGTAAACAGTACGATACAGATTTCAGATACGGGAATTCATCCTGGATCTGGTGTAGGAAATAAACGAAAAGAACTAAGTAAAGAAACGCTAGGAATTCCTGTGATTGCTATCGGCGTTCCGACGGTTGTAGATGCTGTTTCCATTACGAGCGATACAATTGATTTTATCCTAAAACATTTTGGACGTGAAATGAGAGAAGGAGATAAGCCGTCTCGATCTTTATTGCCAGCAGGTTTTACATTTGGAGAAAAGAAGAAACTAACAGAGGAAGATATGCCGGATGAAAAAAGCCGTAATATGTTTTTAGGGGCAGTGGGCACATTGGAAGATGAAGAAAAACGAAAATTAATTTACGAAGTATTAGCTCCTCTTGGTCATAATTTAATGGTGACGCCGAAAGAAGTAGATGCATTTATTGAAGATATGGCAAATGTAATAGCGAGTGGTTTAAATGCTGCACTTCATCATCAAATTGACCAAGATAATACAGGTGCATATACGCATTGA
- a CDS encoding DNA internalization-related competence protein ComEC/Rec2 yields the protein MRGQWGYIAISFVIGIAIACSSFKLLYIGLFCCYILFCIYRTSRRILFFCILACSGSFLYTSYVEWKNQHSKGLDFEITEGVIQTTPLINGDRLSFQMEVNDRDTLQLMYKIQSVEQKEQLQKLHAGMSCTFQGEMKVPSEARNFHGFDYRDYLHKQKIHFLFEAKEISNCIQKSLTFTQWVFLLRQNAMSIVAEMFPGQSGAFMNALLFGDRQLMTFEVEEQYQQFGLIHLLAISGSHIVLLMAIGYFVLLRIGVTREMATICLIICIPLYMFLAGASPSVMRASVTGVMLLLALMHSIRVSSLDALSMTAVLMLLYNPYMAFDIGFQFSFVGSFALLLSASRLLRHDNGLIQNTIYLSVISQLASTPILLYHFGYFSPYSIFLNLLYVPLLSCVVLPCSIVIFACILFVPFVAKWLAQMLSVCLTISNDILQYCENLPFLRFTFGQTPLFLIVLYCFSIVSIFIVWERVVRKKFLFLTVGFFLFICIFHYISPYFRTSGSVTFIDVGQGDAILIRLPYEKGVYLIDTGGTIPVKKEAWQKKKHEFSVGHDILLPFLQKEGIRKIDKLIVTHGDTDHMGAAKELLSAITVGEIVFGKKREDAVVEKELKKIAKEKNIRINIVGEGDGWQVDEAIFTVLSPEGGEKEDNDSSIVLWVKLGGFIWLFTGDLEEKGERRIVEQYPELRADILKVGHHGSKTSSSSSFLHLIQPKKAIISAGEHNRYGHPHRQVLERLLELDIEIWRTDKQGAISYVFEGERGTFQSKLTYDEAQKR from the coding sequence TTGCGTGGACAATGGGGCTATATTGCAATCTCGTTTGTTATTGGGATTGCGATTGCCTGTTCCTCCTTTAAATTGTTGTATATTGGTTTATTTTGTTGTTATATTCTATTTTGTATATATCGTACTTCACGTCGAATCCTCTTTTTTTGCATACTGGCATGTTCCGGTAGCTTCCTTTATACCTCATATGTTGAATGGAAAAATCAGCATTCAAAAGGGTTAGACTTTGAAATAACAGAAGGTGTGATTCAAACTACACCCCTTATAAATGGTGATCGACTCTCTTTTCAAATGGAGGTCAATGATAGAGATACGTTGCAATTGATGTACAAAATTCAATCAGTTGAACAAAAAGAACAGTTGCAGAAATTACATGCTGGTATGAGTTGTACATTTCAAGGAGAAATGAAAGTGCCGTCAGAAGCACGGAATTTCCACGGGTTCGACTATCGTGACTACTTACATAAGCAAAAGATTCACTTTTTATTCGAAGCAAAAGAGATTTCAAATTGTATCCAAAAATCTTTGACGTTTACACAGTGGGTCTTTTTATTACGCCAAAATGCGATGTCGATAGTCGCAGAAATGTTTCCTGGGCAATCCGGAGCGTTTATGAATGCGTTGTTGTTTGGAGATCGGCAACTGATGACATTTGAAGTAGAAGAACAATACCAACAGTTTGGTCTTATCCACTTATTAGCCATTTCAGGATCACATATTGTATTATTAATGGCGATTGGCTACTTTGTTCTACTACGGATTGGTGTAACGAGGGAAATGGCGACAATCTGCCTCATTATTTGCATTCCGCTGTATATGTTTTTAGCAGGGGCGTCTCCATCTGTCATGAGGGCTTCTGTAACGGGTGTTATGTTGTTGCTAGCACTAATGCATTCTATCCGTGTTTCGAGTTTAGATGCGCTTAGTATGACGGCTGTATTAATGCTTTTATATAACCCTTATATGGCTTTTGATATTGGATTTCAATTTTCGTTTGTTGGTAGTTTTGCGTTATTGCTGTCAGCAAGTAGGCTATTACGGCATGATAATGGTCTGATTCAAAATACAATCTATCTTTCTGTTATTTCACAACTTGCTAGTACTCCTATTTTGTTATATCATTTTGGTTATTTTTCTCCATATAGTATTTTCCTCAACCTTCTATATGTCCCGCTTCTATCTTGTGTTGTGTTACCGTGTAGTATTGTAATTTTTGCGTGTATACTATTTGTACCTTTCGTAGCGAAATGGCTCGCACAAATGTTATCAGTATGTTTAACAATTTCTAATGATATTCTTCAGTACTGTGAAAATCTCCCGTTTCTTCGCTTTACCTTTGGCCAAACGCCTTTATTTCTTATAGTTTTATATTGTTTTAGTATCGTTAGTATATTTATTGTGTGGGAAAGAGTGGTTAGAAAAAAGTTTTTATTCCTGACTGTTGGGTTTTTCCTCTTTATATGTATTTTTCATTATATTTCGCCTTATTTCCGTACTAGCGGAAGTGTGACTTTTATTGATGTTGGACAAGGGGATGCGATCTTGATTCGTCTTCCGTATGAAAAGGGGGTCTATCTCATTGATACAGGAGGAACGATTCCTGTAAAAAAAGAAGCATGGCAGAAGAAAAAACATGAATTTTCTGTTGGACACGATATTCTCCTTCCATTTTTGCAAAAAGAGGGTATTCGGAAAATTGATAAGTTGATTGTAACGCATGGAGATACAGATCATATGGGAGCGGCTAAAGAATTGTTATCCGCTATTACTGTAGGGGAAATCGTATTTGGGAAGAAGCGAGAAGATGCTGTGGTCGAAAAAGAATTGAAAAAAATTGCAAAGGAAAAAAATATAAGGATAAACATTGTAGGAGAAGGGGATGGATGGCAAGTAGACGAAGCGATATTTACTGTACTATCACCAGAGGGAGGAGAGAAAGAGGATAACGATTCGTCTATTGTGTTATGGGTAAAGCTAGGTGGATTTATATGGCTGTTTACTGGAGATCTAGAAGAGAAAGGCGAGCGACGAATTGTAGAGCAGTATCCAGAGTTGCGAGCGGATATTTTAAAGGTTGGGCATCATGGTAGTAAGACGTCGTCCTCATCTTCTTTTTTACACCTGATTCAGCCTAAAAAGGCAATTATTTCAGCTGGAGAGCATAATCGATATGGTCATCCGCATCGGCAAGTGCTAGAGCGTTTGTTAGAACTTGATATTGAAATATGGCGAACAGACAAGCAAGGAGCTATTTCCTATGTTTTTGAAGGCGAAAGAGGAACGTTTCAAAGTAAACTAACATATGATGAAGCACAGAAAAGGTGA
- a CDS encoding DUF3679 domain-containing protein: MSRFTLQCVCCVILFLFVMLIGIGIVNHGLKSMKGYRQPTYEQVARMTGTGSENVDLEILGGTFSASEKQKQLESLRSFNVVEGLGMGIAEFVRSIAKFSTDIVIGKIKDIFSQLGE, translated from the coding sequence TTGAGTAGATTTACGCTTCAATGTGTGTGCTGCGTTATTCTGTTTTTGTTTGTGATGCTAATCGGAATTGGAATCGTTAATCATGGCTTAAAAAGCATGAAAGGCTATCGGCAGCCAACATATGAACAAGTTGCACGAATGACGGGAACTGGAAGTGAAAATGTTGATTTAGAAATTTTAGGAGGTACATTTTCAGCAAGTGAAAAACAAAAACAGTTAGAAAGTCTCAGAAGTTTTAATGTTGTAGAAGGACTGGGAATGGGAATCGCAGAATTTGTTCGAAGTATCGCTAAGTTTAGTACAGATATAGTAATTGGGAAAATAAAAGATATTTTTAGCCAATTGGGAGAATAA